Below is a window of Metamycoplasma cloacale DNA.
AATTAGAGATGAAAATTTTATACAAATTTTTAATAGATAATGTAAGCAAGTATTTACTTTAGAAAATTATTAAAAAGATTACTTAATTTTTATTTCAAATTTAATATAAAATATTAAATATGAATTTTAGAAAACTTTTTGATTTTAAATCAACAGAAATGCGTATTGCAGAAACAACACTGAAAAAAATTAATGCACTAGAAGAAGAAATCCAACAATTGACTGATGAGGAATTAAAGGCTAAAACGATTGAATTTCGTCAACGTCTTAATTTAGGTGAATCTCGTGAAGATATTCGTGCTGAAGTCTTTGCAGTTTCAAGAGAAGCAACCAAACGGGTTTTAGGTAAAAGACCATTTGATGTGCAAATGATTGGTGGATTAATTTTAGATTTAGGTTCAGTTGCTGAAATGAAAACAGGGGAAGGTAAAACCATTACTTCTATTGCTCCTGTGTATTTAAATTCATTAACTGGTTCATCTGTAATTGTATCAACTGTTAATGAATACCTTGCAGAACGTGATGCTGAGGAAATGGGACAAGTATTTAAATGACTTGGTCTAACAGTTGGAATTAATAAAGCTCAAATGCCAACCGATTTAAAACGTAAAGCATATGCTTGTGATGTTACATATAGCGTCCATTCAGAACTTGGGTTTGACTATCTACGTGATAACATGGTTATGTCAAAAGAAGAAAAAGTTCAAAGAGGACTTGATTTCATTCTTTTAGATGAGGTTGATTCAATCTTAATTGACGAAGCAAAAACACCTTTAATTATTTCAGGTGGTGATGAAGGAGAAAGCCCTTTATATAATATTGCGGATATATTTGTTAGAACATTAAGTATGGATGACTATTTTATTGACGAAGAGACTAAATCCGTTTATTTAACTGATTTAGGAATTGAAAAAGCTAATAAATATTTCAATTTCTCAAATTTATATGATATTCAAAATAGTGAATTAGTTCATCGCATTCAAAATGCATTAAGAGCACACAAAGTAATGAAATTAGATGTTGAATATATTGTAAGAAATGACAAAATTGAATTAGTTGATTCATTCACTGGCCGGATTATGGAAGGTCGTGCGTATTCAGAGGGTCTACAACAAGCGATTCAAGCAAAAGAAAGAGTTGATATTGAACCAGAGACAAAAACACTCGCTACAATAACTTATCAAAACTTCTTTAGATTATTTAAGAAAATTAGTGGTATGACAGGGACTGCTAAAACCGAAGAAAAGGAATTCATTGATATTTACAACATGCGTGTTAATGTAGTTCCAACTAATAAACCAACTGTGAGAATTGATGATAAAGATGAAATTTATGTAACAATGCATGCTAAATGAAAAGCCGTTGTTAAAGAAGTTAAGAAGATATATGAAAAAGGACAACCTTTATTAATTGGTACAGCACAAGTTGAGGATAGTGAAGTATTACACCATTATTTATTAGAAGAAAGAATTCCACATACTGTTTTAAACGCTAAACAAGACTCATCAGAAGCTGAAATTATTGCACAAGCTGGACAGGTTAAAGCCGTAACTATTGCAACTAATATGGCTGGTCGTGGTACTGACATTAAACCTTCTAAAGAAGCATTAGCTTTAGGTGGATTGTATGTTTTAGGTACAGAAAAAGCTGAATCTAGACGGATTGATAATCAATTAAAAG
It encodes the following:
- the secA gene encoding preprotein translocase subunit SecA, whose translation is MNFRKLFDFKSTEMRIAETTLKKINALEEEIQQLTDEELKAKTIEFRQRLNLGESREDIRAEVFAVSREATKRVLGKRPFDVQMIGGLILDLGSVAEMKTGEGKTITSIAPVYLNSLTGSSVIVSTVNEYLAERDAEEMGQVFKWLGLTVGINKAQMPTDLKRKAYACDVTYSVHSELGFDYLRDNMVMSKEEKVQRGLDFILLDEVDSILIDEAKTPLIISGGDEGESPLYNIADIFVRTLSMDDYFIDEETKSVYLTDLGIEKANKYFNFSNLYDIQNSELVHRIQNALRAHKVMKLDVEYIVRNDKIELVDSFTGRIMEGRAYSEGLQQAIQAKERVDIEPETKTLATITYQNFFRLFKKISGMTGTAKTEEKEFIDIYNMRVNVVPTNKPTVRIDDKDEIYVTMHAKWKAVVKEVKKIYEKGQPLLIGTAQVEDSEVLHHYLLEERIPHTVLNAKQDSSEAEIIAQAGQVKAVTIATNMAGRGTDIKPSKEALALGGLYVLGTEKAESRRIDNQLKGRSGRQGDVGYSKFFLSLDDQLILRFSVQDRWKEIFKAYGDDPIEGEAIKKAFLRAQKKIEGFNYDNRKSVLSYDDVIRQQRDLIYEQRDLILERDDLGSIIKKMIEVCVEQTVNNPYFINKNNTLDLNGFVSYLNNNWMNLTQRQFSTDELRKYDREDLIEYITKVFNQEYDILRKNIVEKFGVTGLNTSERYIILQVFDAAWQDHINTMDKLRRSSNLVQYSQKNPYQVYTQLGSKKFKELTNRIAIESIVNLMNNHDALQMTNNFSNEFYTISSDNHKNIDVEKVKQFISQLLNSEMTKLAKEGIKPEEISKTILEKQKELLNTLKLTLDDLEIKERKEE